The region ATGGTCCGCCGGCGCGCCGCCCGGCGCGATGGAGGCATGGTGCAGCACGATGCGCCAGCCGCGCGGCGTTTTCACATAGACATTGGTGGCCAGCAGGTGCGCCGGCCCGCCTTCCTCGGCGGTGACGCCTTCGATGACCGTGTGTACCGAGCTCATCAGATTGTGCGTTTCATGCAGCTGGGCCGGCACGATGTGCAGGCCGCCGCCGGCCAGGATGGCTTCCCACGAAGCGCGGATGGCCGCATGGCCGATCAGGCGCGCGCCGCCCGGGTGGATGCAGACGATTTCTTCGTCGTCGGCCCATAGCGCCATCAGCGCTTCGAGGTCGGCGCGGTGCAAGGCATCGTAGAACGCCGCTTCGATTTCCGCGGCGCT is a window of Janthinobacterium sp. 1_2014MBL_MicDiv DNA encoding:
- a CDS encoding YybH family protein — translated: MKRLKELNGSAAEIEAAFYDALHRADLEALMALWADDEEIVCIHPGGARLIGHAAIRASWEAILAGGGLHIVPAQLHETHNLMSSVHTVIEGVTAEEGGPAHLLATNVYVKTPRGWRIVLHHASIAPGGAPADHAGAQILH